One segment of Ipomoea triloba cultivar NCNSP0323 chromosome 12, ASM357664v1 DNA contains the following:
- the LOC115998618 gene encoding homeobox-leucine zipper protein ATHB-7-like isoform X2 has translation MYPVEEDGLLHPGKGGNRRRFNDAQIQSLESMFEAQTRPELRVKQQLAKNLGLQPRQVAIWFQNKRARSKSKQIEHDYRKLKMSYDALNSKLQTLKQEHESLLLQSLRKLTEETGDKETDEEGTSLGTEEKPNCTHQTSSPEFVLPQTNRPEAETGVLNIIDTGEGSFSSIGEKCEFETDGFFHNSCCSSQWWEF, from the exons ATGTACCCTGTGGAAGAGGATGGACTACTGCATCCTGGGAAGGGCGGCAACAGAAGGCGATTCAACGACGCACAAATCCAGTCGCTGGAGAGCATGTTTGAGGCGCAGACGAGGCCTGAGCTTCGGGTGAAGCAGCAGCTAGCTAAGAATCTGGGACTGCAGCCTCGCCAGGTGGCTATATGGTTCCAGAACAAGAGGGCTAGATCCAAGTCGAAGCAGATCGAGCATGATTACAGGAAGCTGAAGATGAGTTATGATGCTCTAAATTCCAAGTTACAAACACTGAAACAAGAGCACGAATCCCTGCTTCTCCAG AGTCTAAGGAAACTGACCGAAGAAACTGGCGACAAGGAGACTGATGAGGAGGGAACCTCGTTAGGGACAGAGGAGAAGCCAAACTGTACACACCAAACTTCCAGCCCAGAATTTGTTCTACCTCAGACCAACCGCCCGGAAGCAGAAACTGGTGTTCTGAACATAATAGATACAGGGGAAGGTTCCTTCTCCTCTATTGGGGAGAAATGTGAGTTTGAGACCGATGGCTTCTTTCACAATTCCTGTTGTAGTTCACAGTGGTGGGAATTCTAG
- the LOC115998618 gene encoding homeobox-leucine zipper protein ATHB-7-like isoform X1, translating to MYPVEEDGLLHPGKGGNRRRFNDAQIQSLESMFEAQTRPELRVKQQLAKNLGLQPRQVAIWFQNKRARSKSKQIEHDYRKLKMSYDALNSKLQTLKQEHESLLLQLQSLRKLTEETGDKETDEEGTSLGTEEKPNCTHQTSSPEFVLPQTNRPEAETGVLNIIDTGEGSFSSIGEKCEFETDGFFHNSCCSSQWWEF from the exons ATGTACCCTGTGGAAGAGGATGGACTACTGCATCCTGGGAAGGGCGGCAACAGAAGGCGATTCAACGACGCACAAATCCAGTCGCTGGAGAGCATGTTTGAGGCGCAGACGAGGCCTGAGCTTCGGGTGAAGCAGCAGCTAGCTAAGAATCTGGGACTGCAGCCTCGCCAGGTGGCTATATGGTTCCAGAACAAGAGGGCTAGATCCAAGTCGAAGCAGATCGAGCATGATTACAGGAAGCTGAAGATGAGTTATGATGCTCTAAATTCCAAGTTACAAACACTGAAACAAGAGCACGAATCCCTGCTTCTCCAG TTACAGAGTCTAAGGAAACTGACCGAAGAAACTGGCGACAAGGAGACTGATGAGGAGGGAACCTCGTTAGGGACAGAGGAGAAGCCAAACTGTACACACCAAACTTCCAGCCCAGAATTTGTTCTACCTCAGACCAACCGCCCGGAAGCAGAAACTGGTGTTCTGAACATAATAGATACAGGGGAAGGTTCCTTCTCCTCTATTGGGGAGAAATGTGAGTTTGAGACCGATGGCTTCTTTCACAATTCCTGTTGTAGTTCACAGTGGTGGGAATTCTAG